A stretch of the Jeotgalibacillus haloalkalitolerans genome encodes the following:
- the bshB2 gene encoding bacillithiol biosynthesis deacetylase BshB2 yields MIEQENHVLVVFPHPDDEAFGVSGTIASHIKNGTGVTYACLTLGQMGRNLGNPPFATRESLPDIRKKELKAAATAMGLTDLRMMGLRDKTVEFEDDEYMVEMMESLIKETNPSLVITFYPDYCVHPDHEATARAVVRAVHRMEKRPKLHCVAFANNTAEELGEPDVVNDVTEVMDVKLNAMRAHISQTAWMLEDLEKRLGENDPEAIQWVTQERFFNYRFDQGYI; encoded by the coding sequence ATGATTGAACAGGAAAATCACGTACTGGTCGTGTTCCCGCACCCCGACGATGAAGCGTTCGGCGTATCCGGCACGATTGCATCTCATATTAAGAACGGCACCGGTGTCACATATGCATGTCTGACGCTTGGCCAGATGGGAAGAAACCTTGGTAACCCGCCATTTGCAACAAGAGAATCTCTTCCTGACATCCGTAAAAAAGAATTAAAAGCAGCTGCGACCGCAATGGGACTGACTGACCTGCGCATGATGGGGCTGCGTGATAAGACAGTTGAGTTTGAAGATGATGAATATATGGTTGAAATGATGGAATCACTTATAAAGGAAACGAACCCTTCCCTTGTGATTACATTTTATCCGGACTATTGCGTTCATCCTGACCATGAAGCAACTGCACGTGCAGTAGTCAGAGCCGTGCACCGGATGGAAAAACGTCCAAAGCTTCACTGTGTTGCGTTTGCCAATAACACGGCAGAAGAACTTGGAGAGCCGGATGTTGTCAACGATGTAACAGAGGTAATGGATGTAAAGCTCAACGCAATGCGCGCCCATATCTCACAAACAGCCTGGATGCTTGAGGATCTTGAAAAAAGACTCGGAGAAAACGATCCTGAAGCGATTCAGTGGGTGACACAGGAAAGGTTTTTCAACTATCGGTTTGATCAGGGATACATTTAA
- a CDS encoding YojF family protein, with protein sequence MEPVKIDDVQKLINSFANKEVYIHLETTNGSYASHFDEKFFNAGAFIRNAKVEYELGKIIGDPPSRVGLKLGDLGWIYAQGITHYELDDKGRLLMAGHDHQGKLAVSLQISETPFE encoded by the coding sequence ATGGAGCCTGTCAAAATAGATGACGTACAAAAACTGATTAACAGCTTTGCAAACAAAGAAGTATATATCCATTTAGAAACAACAAACGGTTCGTACGCTTCCCATTTCGATGAAAAGTTTTTCAATGCAGGAGCTTTTATCAGAAATGCAAAAGTGGAATATGAGCTTGGAAAAATTATTGGTGACCCGCCATCACGAGTTGGTTTAAAGCTTGGAGACCTCGGATGGATTTATGCACAGGGCATCACACATTACGAGCTTGATGATAAAGGAAGGCTGCTGATGGCCGGACATGACCATCAGGGTAAGCTTGCTGTTTCACTGCAGATCAGCGAAACACCTTTTGAGTAA